TATTTTTCGAAATTCACTAGCATCCACGGGAGTTTCACCAAGAAAAATCATTGGAATTAGTTTTTTTGAATAATTTTCTTGAATTGAGAAAAATTTTCTAACTTTTGAAAAAATAGTATTGCTTTCTTCTAAAAAAGTAATTTTTGCATCTTCTAAAACTAAAAATGAACCTTTTGATTTTAAATACGAAATAAAGTCAAAATTTGATGTGTTTTTAGGTCTAACAAGTTTGCCGCTAAGTTTTAATAGTGTTCCAATTTCGTATTGATTGCCGCGGATAAAAATTTTATCATCGCCAAATTTTACAAAATTCCCAAAACTAACTTTATCAACAACTTTACTTTCAAAACTAATACTTGAATTTGGAATTTTTGGAAACATTAGTCAATAAGATACTAAAAAAAATAACACTAACAACAGCAAAAAAATAATTTTTTTAAATTCACCAACAAAAATTAAAAATGAAACTGATAAAAATAACAATACAACTCAGGTAATTCTAAAATTATCCACTAATAAAATTGTAAAAATACAACTTAAAAAAATTGCTAATCAAGAATAAAATTTTCTTGAAGAATTTTTAAAGTTGCCGAATCAAGATGCAAAGCTCATTCGATTTCTTTTCAAGTTATTTGTTTGTTTTTTGCTTCTTTTAAAAAAGTATGTAATTTTGTTGCTATTTTTTTGTTAGTGATAATTTTTTCTAATGCTTTTAGAGTTATTTTATTTAATTTGGATTTTTTCTCTACAGGTTTTAGTGAAATTTTTTGGTCACTTGTAACTTCTAGTTCGGACTCATATTGGCTAGTGTCATATCCGCGAATTACATCAAAATGAGCAAAAATTTGCCGTCATTTTGTTCCATAGTCAAAAATTTTTGTGCCAGGATTGTGAACTCCGTGTAAAATTGTTATAGAAATCTGTTTCTTTGACCTGACATGAGATTGAAGTTTGTATGCCAAAAACGAGAATCCAGCAAGAGATCCAACCAAAACAATTAAACTGATAACTTGTATTTTTTTCATGTACTTAGTTTAATTTTTTAGCTAGTTTTTCCCTAAAAAAGAAAAAAAACATGAAAAAAGGTTTGTTTTTCATGTTTGCATTTATATTGATAAAAGAAATTTAATTTTAAGGATAAACATTATAATAAATATCCCGAGTTTCCCAGTTTGATGGCAGAAATTCACTTTTTAGTGAATATAAATATGCAAAAATACCGGTAAATCTGTGTTTTTTGACCTAAAATCTTAATTTTTATTATTTTAAAATTAACCTTTTGCAAAAAAAAAAAAAAAATGCTTGGTCAAAAATAAAGTTATGTTATAATTAGCATCACTTAAGAATGAATTAATAAATTTGATATTGAATTAGGGAGGAATAGTTATGTTTTTTGTCTAAAAAATCAGAAAATGCGAATTTTCCATTATGTTTTTAAATATGATGGAATGCCTTAAATTTGACCGTTTAGAAATCTTTAAATTTAAGGCTTTTGGTTATTGTTCTTTCAAAACTTCATATATTTTTTTAGGCTCAATGTAAGTAAAAACGAGTTTTCTATTTACATTGAGTTTAAATAGTAGTTGTATTTTTTTATGATTTTTGTTGTTTTGTTCATAAATTGATTTTTGCCAGTGTTTTAAAATAGGTAATTAACTTTTGCAAAAAAGTTAAAAAAGTGCCCAAAACTAATAAACCAGGACACTTTTTTAAGATGGTTTCATCAAACTGGTAAACTCGGGAGAAATTTAATTTTAAGGATAAAAGTTATAATAAATATTTTTTTGACCCAATATTAAAAATCATATTTTTGAATTTGGCCATGATCACGAGCATTTTTTTAAAATAATTGTTTTGAATAGATATAATAACAACTTCGATAGATAAAATTAAAAACCATGTTACTCACGAAAAAGTAAAAAACGCAGTTCTATCACCGGCAATACCTGTCTGGGAAAGAGTTGAGAGCTTTTGCCCTAATAAAGATCCTCCGAAAATTCCAAAAAGAAGCAAATCATGAATTGAATCTGAAATTTGAACCGATAAATATTTAAAATATTCCTTAAAAATTAACGGGAAAATATAATGAGTTATTGTCTTAAATTTGCTTCATTGGCGAAGTCTTAACAATTTGTATTTTTGCCAGTCGATCGAATTAAGAGTTTCATTTAGTTTTTTTGCCATTCCAAGGCCGTTTTTAATTCCAACAAGAAATGTTACTCATAAAATTGGTTGAACAGCAAAGCTCAAGAAAAGATAAAAAATAACAAGTGACGGGATTATCCTAAAAAAGTTAAGTAAAAATTTAAAGAATGATCATTTAATTCAATGGTTTAATTTTTCATTTGCAGCCAGTAGTCATAAAATTGAAACTACACCAATAATTCCGAGACAGACAATAACTTGAGCTAAAAGTGTTCAAACCATGTAAATTGGATTGTCTAATTTTCCTTGTGAAAAAACACTTCAGTCAAAAACAAAAAGTGATCCAAAAAAACGATTAATTTGATGTTGATTAACTCTTCATGATTCGATATCTAAAATACTAATAATTAATAAGGTCAATATAATAAGTCCAAAAAAAATCCGTAAAATTCAATTGTAATTTACTTTTAGTCATAAAATATATTTATTTTTTTGGTTTATATTAATAGATCTTTTGTGTAATATAAATTTATTAAAGAAAATTATTAAAAATTCCAAAAAAGTAGCAAAAACTAATAAAACTGTAAGTGGAATTCCGACAATTTTTCAACCTAATGCAGGATTTTGAACTCCATCATTAATTAAAATTCCAATACCAATAACACCAGTTGCTGAAATAATCGTTGTTCAGCGAATATTTGCTTCAAAACTGAATAAAAATAATCCAAGAAATTTATTAATTACAAAAGGTCAAATTTCATTTTTAAATGCAAAAAAGCGATTTTTTCCTTTAATTATCGCTTTTTGATACCCACTTAAATCAAGCGAGTTTAAAAAGGAATAAAAATACCGATGTAACCAAATTCAAGAAAATCAAGTCACAATTAAAATTGCCGCTAATTTTGGAGCAAAAATAAGTTTTAAGGGATCAATTATAAACGGAATTGGGAAAGATTTAAGAATTATAATAATTCATCAAATTACACTTTTTAAATATTTATTTTTAATAAATTGTGAGCTAAAAAGTGCAGAAAAAAAAGCAAGAGTTGCACCGATAAAAGTGCCAAGGAATGTGTATTTAATTGTGATTCATAAAAATCTCATACTTAAAGAAAAAACTGAATCACTATAATAAGGATGTTTGTTGGAAAAAGCAAACAAGTCAGTTAAATTTTTTTTAAAAAGTGTCCAACCATTATAATTAATTTCTGAAAAAATTGAATAAAAAGATACAATAAACAAGACTAAAAAAATAAATGCAAAAAAAACTTTTGTTTTTTTAAATCTTTGGTAAGGCTTATTTTTAAATGCACTAATGATCGTCATCTTCATTGTCATCCTTGCCAAATATTGAATCTATTTGTTCTTGGTCAATATCTGAAAATGAATTAAAAAAGTTAGCAGTTCCATTGTTTATTAGTAAAATTCTGCCATCATATTTTTTCACTAAATTAATATTATGAGAAATAATAATTGTGATTGAATTATTTAATTTCCCAAAATTAATAATTAAATCAATAATTTTTGCAGCTGTTTTTGGATCAAGGGCTGAAGTTGGCTCGTCAGCAAGAATTATTTTTGGGTGGTGTAACATGAGCTTTGCAATTTCAACTCGTTGTTGCTGACCTCCTGATAAGTCCTGAAAAATAGAATAAATTTTTTCTTCCAAACCAAGTTGGCTCATAATTTTAATTATTTGTTCTCGTTGATTTTTGGTTGGAATCGCAAATAAACTATAAAAAATATTTTTATACTTAGGTAAATTTTTTGCTAAATTTAAATAAACACTTTGAAAATTTATTGAAGTTGGCGTTTGAGTAAGATAACCAACTGTTTTTAAAAATTTTTTTTTATTTTTTTTGTTTTGATCTAATAAATTTTGTTCTTGCCAAATTAGCTTGCCTGAAACAAAAATATTTTGTAAAATTGACAAAAAAAACGAAGATTTACCTTGACCACTTGGACCAATTACAAATAAAAGTTCTGCATTGCATAACTTAAAATTAAGAGGATTTATTAAATTTTTTCCGTTTTTATCATGTCTAAATGAAAAATCTTCAAAAATTAGACAGTTTTTAGTTTGATTTTGATTGGGCATAAATCTTACGGAATTCAGGGTCTTGTTGATTTACTTTTCTATAACCATTGTACCCAACATTTGGACCATATTCATCTTTTCCGTTTTTTGCCAGGTTAATAAATGCTTGAGAAATTAAATCAGCTTGAATTTTATTAAAACGAGGACGGAATGAACCAATATCATATGAAGCTGGGTTTGTTAGCATAAAAATTTCAACTTTAGAGTCTGGTTTAGAGTCTGTTTCGCTTGAAGTATATTGTTTTGAATCTTTTTTATTTTCAGTTCAAGCAAAAGAAGCCTCATCATCAAAAGCGATTCTAAAATTTGGATCTTGACCA
This sequence is a window from Mesomycoplasma ovipneumoniae. Protein-coding genes within it:
- a CDS encoding MAG0490 family ComEA-like DNA-binding protein, producing MKKIQVISLIVLVGSLAGFSFLAYKLQSHVRSKKQISITILHGVHNPGTKIFDYGTKWRQIFAHFDVIRGYDTSQYESELEVTSDQKISLKPVEKKSKLNKITLKALEKIITNKKIATKLHTFLKEAKNKQITWKEIEWALHLDSATLKILQENFILD
- a CDS encoding ATP-binding cassette domain-containing protein, which produces MPNQNQTKNCLIFEDFSFRHDKNGKNLINPLNFKLCNAELLFVIGPSGQGKSSFFLSILQNIFVSGKLIWQEQNLLDQNKKNKKKFLKTVGYLTQTPTSINFQSVYLNLAKNLPKYKNIFYSLFAIPTKNQREQIIKIMSQLGLEEKIYSIFQDLSGGQQQRVEIAKLMLHHPKIILADEPTSALDPKTAAKIIDLIINFGKLNNSITIIISHNINLVKKYDGRILLINNGTANFFNSFSDIDQEQIDSIFGKDDNEDDDH
- a CDS encoding ABC transporter permease subunit, producing the protein MTIISAFKNKPYQRFKKTKVFFAFIFLVLFIVSFYSIFSEINYNGWTLFKKNLTDLFAFSNKHPYYSDSVFSLSMRFLWITIKYTFLGTFIGATLAFFSALFSSQFIKNKYLKSVIWWIIIILKSFPIPFIIDPLKLIFAPKLAAILIVTWFSWIWLHRYFYSFLNSLDLSGYQKAIIKGKNRFFAFKNEIWPFVINKFLGLFLFSFEANIRWTTIISATGVIGIGILINDGVQNPALGWKIVGIPLTVLLVFATFLEFLIIFFNKFILHKRSININQKNKYILWLKVNYNWILRIFFGLIILTLLIISILDIESWRVNQHQINRFFGSLFVFDWSVFSQGKLDNPIYMVWTLLAQVIVCLGIIGVVSILWLLAANEKLNHWIKWSFFKFLLNFFRIIPSLVIFYLFLSFAVQPILWVTFLVGIKNGLGMAKKLNETLNSIDWQKYKLLRLRQWSKFKTITHYIFPLIFKEYFKYLSVQISDSIHDLLLFGIFGGSLLGQKLSTLSQTGIAGDRTAFFTFSWVTWFLILSIEVVIISIQNNYFKKMLVIMAKFKNMIFNIGSKKYLL